The DNA sequence TACGTGCGCGAAGTGAAGTTGCGCGAGCGCGTCACCGTCGAGCTCGCGCCGACGCGGCTCGGCGCGAGCTCCTTCGACTTCCACTACCGCGTGCTCGCCGACGGCGTCGTCGCCGCCGCCGCCCGCACCGTGCAGGTGAACGTCGAGCCGAGCGAGCGCCGCCCTCGACCGCTTCCCGAGGACCTTCGGCGAGCGCTGGAACGAGACCTCAAGTGAAGCGGGACGAGCGTGAAGTCACCCTCGGCGGCGACCGTTGGGTGCACGTCGGCGAGTACCCGAGGCTCATCGCCGAGTCCTTTCGACGCCTGCTGGATCAAGACGGGATTCCGAGCGTTCTGCGCACTCCCTTTCAATGGGTGATGTTCACGCCCGTCATCGAAATCGAGACGGGCGGCTACATGGGCAGCGTCGGGCTGTACGTGTTGAAGGTGCATCAGGTGCAAGCGGAGCGTATTCTGGGCGAAGATGACTCACAGTGACCTCACCACCATCGGCGTGGACGTTGGCGGCACGAAAATCGCCCTCGGCGTCCTGCAAGGCGATCACCTCGTTCGTAGGCTCTCCGTTCCCACTCCGCGCGAAGGCTGGCACAGCGTCCTCGACGCGGCCGTGCACGAAGTGCGCGCCTTGCACGCCGACTTTCCCGGCGCGCCAGTCGGCGTGGGCGTGCCCGGCCCGCTGAACCGCGAGTACACGGAAGTGAAGTTCGCGCCGAACATCTACGGCTTTCGTGACGTGCCCATCGTCGAGTACATGAGCGAGCACATCGGGCACCGCATCGTCTTGGAAAACGACGCGAAGGCCGCCGCCCTCGCCGAAGCGACGGTCGGGGCGGCACGCGGCGCGACCAGCAGCGTGTACATCACCGTCTCGACGGGCATCGGAAGCGGCATCGTCCTCGGCGGCAAGGTGTGGCGCGGTCATCACAAGATCGCCGGAGAGCTCGGGCACATCATCTCGCTGCCGAACGGTCCCGTCGCGGGAAGTTCCGTCGCGGGCGCGCTCGAAGCGGTCGCGAGCGGTACGGCCATCGCTCGTGACGCCACCTTCGCCTTCGGCACGCCCATGACGACCGCCGAGGTCTTCGATCTCGCTCGCAGCGG is a window from the Deinococcus yavapaiensis KR-236 genome containing:
- a CDS encoding ROK family protein, encoding MTHSDLTTIGVDVGGTKIALGVLQGDHLVRRLSVPTPREGWHSVLDAAVHEVRALHADFPGAPVGVGVPGPLNREYTEVKFAPNIYGFRDVPIVEYMSEHIGHRIVLENDAKAAALAEATVGAARGATSSVYITVSTGIGSGIVLGGKVWRGHHKIAGELGHIISLPNGPVAGSSVAGALEAVASGTAIARDATFAFGTPMTTAEVFDLARSGDAKAEKIVQSAMRFIGSAIGDVQKFLDPEVFVIGGGVAEVGEYFLDAVRAYANDSAAGFAEVEIRKAELGTDAGVIGAALTARE
- a CDS encoding acyl-CoA thioesterase, yielding MTPAPTPPLDIDWSGAHTTEIQVRFGDVDSLGHVNNVAYAQYLEIARVAYMEALRERGITFTMVVARLEVDYVREVKLRERVTVELAPTRLGASSFDFHYRVLADGVVAAAARTVQVNVEPSERRPRPLPEDLRRALERDLK